A stretch of the Bdellovibrio sp. 22V genome encodes the following:
- a CDS encoding glycosyltransferase, producing MSIEVKSFHNMAYEGRLRKGDSPSLTLFIAFYNNVDFFGKVFASIETQTLKNFELIICDDGSREDAVQALKEIYKDSTVPVLHIWHPDRGFYKNEALNRGVLRATSEYFVFIDADCVLHPKFLEDHWNNKIEGHTLAGRRVNLTPQVTKSLSPEKIKQGYLQKNWWWLFLTMAWMKDNNSIKGFRVQSPWLYKILNRKPRGIVGCNFSVFKKDLLAVNGFDMSYHMPGIGEDSDVDFRLSGIGVTPIPMCFQGVQYHLYHKLLSRSATNEAKFAELKKTKTYVTNFGLKELEKRIEK from the coding sequence ATGAGTATTGAAGTTAAAAGTTTTCATAATATGGCCTATGAAGGCCGTCTACGAAAAGGCGATAGTCCGAGTCTGACGCTTTTCATTGCATTTTACAATAACGTGGATTTTTTTGGAAAAGTCTTCGCGTCTATTGAGACCCAAACCTTAAAGAATTTTGAGCTCATCATCTGTGATGATGGTTCTCGAGAAGATGCAGTACAGGCGTTAAAGGAAATATACAAAGATTCAACAGTTCCTGTACTGCATATTTGGCATCCAGATCGTGGGTTTTATAAGAATGAAGCTTTGAACAGGGGTGTTTTAAGGGCAACATCTGAGTACTTTGTCTTCATTGATGCAGATTGTGTTTTGCATCCGAAGTTTTTGGAAGACCACTGGAATAATAAAATCGAAGGGCATACGCTCGCGGGACGAAGAGTGAACCTAACTCCCCAAGTAACGAAAAGTTTATCTCCCGAGAAAATCAAACAAGGTTACCTACAAAAAAACTGGTGGTGGCTCTTTCTTACAATGGCATGGATGAAAGATAATAACAGTATCAAAGGTTTTCGAGTTCAGTCACCTTGGCTTTACAAGATTCTCAATCGTAAACCCAGAGGAATTGTGGGCTGCAATTTCTCTGTTTTCAAAAAGGACCTTTTGGCCGTCAATGGGTTTGATATGAGTTATCATATGCCGGGAATCGGAGAAGATTCAGATGTTGACTTTCGACTTTCTGGCATAGGGGTTACTCCAATACCAATGTGTTTTCAGGGAGTACAATATCATCTATATCATAAGCTTTTGTCTCGCTCGGCCACGAATGAAGCTAAGTTTGCTGAGCTTAAGAAAACAAAAACCTACGTTACAAATTTTGGACTTAAAGAGTTAGAAAAAAGGATAGAGAAATGA
- a CDS encoding O-antigen ligase family protein: MIKLENRFFRLLWQITLVLCCLSVFVSKSGLSIAGTFLLLLSCIIIEWGVLWRERKGLLLIVFLYPLAILLSFFSLGGTESAFKVLISWPWPLFVLPAYVVSKRKDDQKIVLVTLCISLLFACVQSYLIFFKDFNGVFDSDVRVRSFWDISRWGVFLVSAILGLLAMVLYFDRQRKRKYVIIFQILALMAEVSLILSNTRAPWISAGVSVFLMVLFFPRLFKFSMVMAFLLIVMLSFNEGMRDRLASVLNIQSANGRVTSTDASNEARLYMWKVGAEFFWGQPWFGTGFENSERYLRTFVDSKPGYKEKYITDQFSFRDHHSSYLAMFVQMGAIFAIIFWGIYFGAFFLMFKNWHRTRDLWSGTVFLLMIAHSVMFVFYTSVQSFEMIALFPFIGLIPKAPDIR, translated from the coding sequence GTGATTAAGCTTGAGAACCGATTTTTTAGATTGCTTTGGCAAATTACCTTAGTTTTGTGTTGTCTATCGGTATTTGTGTCTAAGAGTGGACTCTCTATTGCGGGTACTTTCCTTCTTTTGTTGTCATGCATCATTATTGAGTGGGGAGTGCTTTGGAGAGAGCGAAAAGGGCTTTTATTGATTGTTTTTCTTTATCCTCTCGCAATCCTGCTTAGTTTTTTTTCACTAGGCGGAACTGAATCGGCTTTTAAGGTGCTCATTTCTTGGCCATGGCCTCTTTTTGTGCTTCCAGCCTATGTTGTATCAAAAAGAAAGGACGATCAAAAAATCGTTCTAGTTACCCTTTGCATCAGTCTGCTTTTTGCGTGTGTTCAATCATATTTAATTTTTTTCAAAGATTTTAACGGTGTGTTCGACTCCGATGTAAGGGTGAGAAGTTTTTGGGATATTAGTCGCTGGGGAGTCTTCCTGGTCTCTGCAATTCTCGGTTTGTTAGCGATGGTATTGTACTTCGATAGACAGCGAAAACGAAAATACGTAATTATCTTTCAGATACTGGCATTAATGGCGGAGGTAAGTCTCATTTTATCGAATACACGAGCTCCATGGATCAGCGCAGGAGTAAGTGTTTTCTTAATGGTACTTTTTTTTCCTCGATTGTTCAAATTTTCTATGGTTATGGCATTTCTATTAATAGTTATGCTCTCCTTTAATGAAGGCATGAGAGATCGATTAGCATCAGTACTTAATATACAAAGTGCGAATGGCCGAGTCACGTCAACAGATGCGTCGAACGAAGCACGGCTATATATGTGGAAAGTTGGCGCCGAGTTTTTTTGGGGGCAACCATGGTTTGGTACTGGATTTGAGAACTCTGAACGCTATTTAAGAACTTTTGTGGATTCAAAGCCTGGATACAAGGAAAAGTATATAACTGATCAGTTTAGCTTTCGAGATCACCATTCTAGTTACTTAGCTATGTTTGTGCAGATGGGCGCAATTTTCGCAATCATTTTTTGGGGAATATATTTTGGGGCATTTTTCTTAATGTTTAAAAATTGGCATAGGACCCGTGACCTCTGGTCAGGCACTGTTTTTTTACTCATGATTGCCCACAGCGTGATGTTTGTTTTTTATACGTCTGTTCAGAGCTTCGAAATGATAGCATTGTTCCCATTTATCGGCCTTATTCCTAAGGCACCGGATATAAGATAG
- a CDS encoding GNAT family N-acetyltransferase yields the protein MTWSLTPSPLESERFGIRAGKLTVQSTKDIPEALSKAKDLNLNFISARVETQNISLVQELEFAGFFLTDTLVYYRKKITENSVFNLSKKDYVVRLATESDYEQISKVSSLAFKGYIGHYHADPRLSKEKADEVYVDWVKRSCHEKFLADAIYVTEENGQITSFATMKKEGSTAEGVLFGVHPEHQGKGIYRELIVASMIWAQKNACDEIKYSTQINNVAVQKVWTREGCEIHNSYYTFHYWADK from the coding sequence ATGACATGGTCACTTACACCATCCCCACTTGAAAGCGAGAGATTTGGAATTCGAGCGGGAAAACTGACGGTACAATCAACAAAAGATATTCCAGAAGCGCTTTCAAAAGCGAAAGATCTTAATCTTAACTTCATTTCCGCGCGCGTAGAAACACAAAACATATCTCTCGTTCAAGAGCTCGAATTCGCCGGATTCTTTTTAACAGATACACTTGTATATTATAGAAAAAAGATTACGGAGAACAGCGTCTTTAACCTCTCCAAGAAAGACTATGTTGTCAGACTTGCTACTGAATCAGACTATGAACAAATTTCGAAGGTCAGCTCATTAGCCTTCAAGGGCTATATCGGCCACTACCACGCCGATCCCCGCTTATCTAAAGAAAAGGCAGATGAAGTTTACGTTGATTGGGTGAAACGATCCTGTCATGAAAAATTCCTTGCGGATGCCATTTATGTAACTGAAGAGAACGGTCAGATAACTTCATTTGCAACTATGAAAAAAGAGGGATCGACTGCAGAAGGAGTGCTTTTTGGAGTTCATCCTGAACACCAAGGAAAAGGGATCTATAGAGAGTTGATCGTAGCTTCAATGATCTGGGCGCAGAAGAATGCCTGTGACGAAATCAAATATTCAACTCAAATAAATAACGTTGCCGTCCAAAAGGTATGGACTCGCGAAGGATGTGAAATCCACAACTCCTATTACACCTTCCATTATTGGGCGGATAAGTAA
- a CDS encoding glycosyltransferase family 2 protein, with amino-acid sequence MKISVVIPTYGAPNSLSELHRRLVAVFAKIKCEYEVIFVNDACPFDSWSRIKEIQATDSKVIGLNLVRNFGQHAAIAAGLQEANGDWITVMDCDLQDDPSQIDNLLEVAQRGFDVVLARRAERKERPLKRLQSFIFYKTLSTFLDVKLDHRVGNYGLYSRRTIDAVNSMDDRVRFFPYLVSWLGFPTSYVDVTQHEREEGKSSYTFRKALKLAFDFAISSSNKPLIWSVQLGALCALGSFTLGIVYLVRYFTLGLAPSGWTSLIVTIFFATGIILINLGILGLYLARTYDQTRHRPTFIIGEKIF; translated from the coding sequence ATGAAAATATCAGTAGTAATACCGACCTACGGAGCTCCAAATAGTTTAAGTGAACTCCACAGGCGTCTTGTAGCCGTATTTGCAAAGATTAAATGTGAATACGAAGTCATTTTTGTGAATGACGCTTGTCCCTTCGATTCATGGAGCAGAATAAAAGAGATTCAGGCTACAGATTCCAAAGTTATTGGCTTAAACTTGGTGCGCAATTTTGGACAACATGCCGCCATTGCTGCTGGACTTCAAGAAGCCAACGGAGACTGGATAACCGTCATGGATTGCGACTTACAGGATGATCCAAGTCAGATTGATAATCTTTTAGAAGTCGCTCAACGTGGATTCGATGTTGTTCTCGCACGTCGAGCAGAAAGAAAAGAGCGCCCTCTAAAAAGGCTACAGTCCTTTATATTTTATAAGACCTTATCTACATTTCTAGATGTAAAATTAGACCACCGTGTGGGTAACTATGGTCTGTATTCGAGACGAACAATCGATGCTGTAAATAGCATGGACGATCGTGTTCGCTTTTTCCCATATCTTGTTTCATGGTTAGGATTCCCGACCTCTTATGTTGACGTTACACAACACGAGAGGGAAGAAGGAAAATCGTCCTACACCTTTAGAAAGGCTCTAAAGCTAGCTTTTGACTTCGCTATTTCTTCGTCCAATAAACCTTTAATTTGGAGCGTTCAGCTTGGAGCCCTTTGCGCCTTAGGCTCTTTTACTTTAGGCATCGTGTATCTGGTTAGATATTTCACTTTAGGTCTTGCGCCGTCTGGATGGACAAGTCTGATTGTTACGATATTTTTTGCTACGGGAATCATTCTAATCAATCTTGGAATTCTGGGACTTTATCTTGCCCGAACTTACGATCAGACAAGACATCGCCCTACTTTTATAATTGGCGAAAAAATTTTTTAA
- a CDS encoding GDP-mannose 4,6-dehydratase, whose product MSSPTSSEFWKGKRVFLTYPTHFLGAWTALSLEHLGAQVFGFAEATESVSSSGTVRLFDLANLGQRISMTYGDLRDEETLRQALQFAEADIVLHLGEMGLLTDAEKKPLEILSKSVMGTGTLMELLRETASVRSVVVAGSDKVYARTPDNRATTENDKVAAGDVFPTAKLCAEFVALSYRSTFFTPAKYNKHKVAIATARMGSAIGGGDFAENSLISQAVQSFIGKKTFEVRNPHSVRPWIHVLDQVAGLLSLAQALFDKGPRLAETYNLAAVEFESVGEVVKEFAHIWGDTRSSMSGADAGPSTLSLHGQMSGDLAAEQLGWKPQWDLTKALTETARWYQDYYSGNSSPEQLGASVRGYFS is encoded by the coding sequence ATGTCATCTCCGACTTCGTCTGAGTTTTGGAAGGGGAAGCGGGTCTTTCTAACTTATCCGACACATTTTCTGGGAGCCTGGACTGCGCTTAGTCTTGAGCATCTTGGCGCGCAGGTCTTCGGCTTTGCAGAAGCTACGGAGTCAGTGTCTTCCTCGGGGACTGTTCGCCTTTTTGATCTCGCAAATCTGGGCCAAAGAATCTCCATGACCTACGGCGACCTGCGTGACGAAGAAACTCTTCGTCAGGCTTTGCAGTTTGCGGAGGCCGATATTGTTTTGCATTTGGGCGAGATGGGTCTGTTGACCGACGCCGAGAAAAAACCGTTAGAGATTTTGTCTAAATCCGTGATGGGAACTGGCACCCTGATGGAGTTGCTGCGCGAAACAGCGTCTGTACGCTCTGTAGTAGTTGCGGGTTCGGATAAAGTTTATGCAAGAACACCGGACAATCGGGCGACAACGGAAAACGACAAAGTCGCTGCGGGCGATGTTTTTCCGACGGCAAAACTTTGTGCGGAATTTGTGGCATTGTCTTATCGTTCGACTTTCTTTACTCCTGCTAAATACAACAAGCATAAAGTGGCCATTGCAACGGCTCGCATGGGGTCTGCCATTGGTGGCGGAGATTTCGCAGAGAACTCTTTGATCTCGCAAGCGGTGCAAAGTTTTATCGGTAAAAAAACTTTTGAGGTTCGCAACCCTCATTCCGTGCGCCCGTGGATTCATGTCTTGGATCAAGTGGCGGGGCTGTTGTCTCTTGCGCAGGCCTTGTTTGATAAGGGCCCTCGCTTGGCGGAAACATACAACCTTGCCGCCGTCGAATTTGAGTCCGTCGGCGAAGTGGTGAAAGAGTTTGCTCATATCTGGGGCGACACACGCTCCTCAATGAGCGGCGCTGATGCGGGCCCCAGCACTTTATCGTTACACGGCCAAATGAGCGGCGACCTCGCCGCCGAGCAACTCGGTTGGAAACCCCAATGGGACTTGACGAAGGCTTTGACCGAAACCGCACGCTGGTACCAGGATTACTACTCGGGCAACTCGAGCCCGGAGCAGTTGGGTGCTTCGGTGCGGGGGTATTTCTCCTAA
- the pstB gene encoding phosphate ABC transporter ATP-binding protein PstB, which yields MELKLRAEVKDLLFSYGEKKVLNGITLPVYEHRVTALIGPSGCGKTTLLRCFNRMHDLYANAQYNGEILLYPDRRNILGKEIDPMEVRMRIGMVFQKPNPFPKSIYENVAYGLKVRGVKKKSFIEERVERSLQQAGLWKEVKDRLASSATALSGGQQQRLCIARALATEPEILLLDEPTSALDPISTRHIEELIQELRKDVTIAIVTHSLHQAARVSDFTAFMYLGDLIEFGASDQIFTNPKDQRTENYITGRFG from the coding sequence ATGGAATTAAAACTCCGCGCTGAAGTCAAAGATCTGCTTTTTTCGTATGGTGAAAAGAAAGTTCTCAACGGCATTACTTTGCCGGTTTATGAACATCGTGTGACAGCTCTTATCGGACCTTCAGGTTGCGGTAAGACAACGCTTCTGCGCTGTTTTAATCGCATGCACGATCTTTATGCTAACGCTCAATACAACGGCGAAATTCTGCTTTATCCGGATCGTCGCAATATCCTCGGAAAAGAAATTGATCCGATGGAAGTACGCATGCGTATCGGAATGGTTTTCCAAAAACCAAATCCTTTTCCGAAAAGTATTTATGAAAACGTCGCTTACGGATTGAAAGTCCGTGGCGTCAAAAAGAAAAGCTTTATCGAAGAACGCGTTGAACGCTCTTTGCAGCAAGCCGGTCTTTGGAAGGAAGTTAAAGATCGCTTGGCGTCTTCGGCCACGGCTCTTTCGGGCGGCCAGCAGCAACGTCTGTGCATTGCCCGCGCGTTGGCAACGGAGCCTGAAATTCTTTTGTTGGACGAACCGACATCGGCTTTGGATCCTATTTCAACACGTCATATTGAAGAGCTTATCCAAGAGCTTCGCAAAGATGTGACGATCGCGATTGTCACCCACAGTCTGCATCAGGCCGCGCGCGTTTCTGATTTCACGGCCTTTATGTACCTGGGCGATTTGATTGAGTTCGGGGCGAGTGATCAGATTTTCACCAATCCAAAAGATCAAAGAACTGAAAACTACATCACAGGTCGCTTCGGTTAG
- the pstA gene encoding phosphate ABC transporter permease PstA: MEVSETQTVAGRNAANSTEDILANIKRRQLWDFIFAVVGMLSLLFALVTLLTLIIDLAMTGVPRINFDFFTNFPSRFADRAGILSAWVGSFCIMLTTAFCAIPLGIAAGVYLEEYAKKNWVSQIIELNIINLAGIPSITYGLMALGLFVYKLKLGQSILTAGLTLGLLVLPIIIVTTREAIRSIPNTIREASYAMGASKWQTIRHHILPYSSGGILTGVIISLSRAIGETAPLITIGALTFIAFLPTPPVEGHFPFLNFKWLMDPFTVMPIQMFNWLSRPQAEFHVNAAATGVVLLVMTLIMNGGAIYLRSRFRKKMKW, from the coding sequence ATGGAAGTCTCCGAAACGCAAACGGTTGCCGGCCGAAATGCCGCGAATTCGACAGAAGATATCTTGGCGAACATCAAACGTCGTCAACTCTGGGATTTTATCTTTGCCGTTGTTGGGATGTTGTCTTTGCTTTTTGCTTTGGTCACTCTTTTGACTTTGATTATTGACCTGGCGATGACAGGTGTACCGCGCATTAACTTCGACTTTTTCACGAACTTCCCGTCGCGTTTTGCCGACCGGGCAGGGATTTTATCTGCCTGGGTGGGATCCTTTTGTATTATGCTGACGACGGCATTTTGTGCGATTCCGTTGGGAATTGCCGCTGGCGTTTATCTTGAAGAATATGCGAAGAAAAATTGGGTCTCTCAGATAATTGAACTTAATATTATTAATCTGGCGGGGATTCCGTCCATTACTTACGGTCTGATGGCTTTGGGACTTTTTGTTTATAAGCTAAAACTCGGCCAAAGTATTTTGACGGCGGGATTAACTTTGGGACTTTTGGTTCTTCCGATTATTATTGTAACGACTCGGGAAGCGATTCGTTCAATCCCCAATACGATTCGTGAAGCGTCCTACGCAATGGGGGCGAGTAAGTGGCAGACGATCCGTCATCATATTCTGCCATACTCTTCTGGCGGGATTCTGACGGGCGTGATTATTTCTCTGTCGCGTGCAATCGGGGAGACGGCTCCTTTGATTACGATTGGAGCGTTAACGTTTATCGCGTTTTTGCCGACACCTCCGGTGGAAGGTCATTTTCCGTTTTTGAATTTTAAATGGTTGATGGATCCATTCACCGTGATGCCGATCCAAATGTTTAACTGGTTGTCGCGTCCGCAAGCCGAGTTTCACGTCAATGCGGCGGCGACAGGAGTTGTTCTTTTAGTGATGACTCTCATTATGAACGGGGGAGCGATCTACTTGCGTTCTCGCTTCCGTAAAAAGATGAAGTGGTAA
- the pstC gene encoding phosphate ABC transporter permease subunit PstC, whose translation MRRLRERAIESILFLAAASSVLVTIGIVGILVTESLPFFSHVSFKEFITDTEWTPLFENAHYGILPLLCGTFLSTMIALVVAIPLGTVAAAFLSEYIRPSYREVLKPILELLAAVPTVVYGYFALLFVTPLLQKVIPSLGGFNVLSAGIVIGVMIVPYVSSLSEDAMRSVPSHLREASFAVGASRMQTAFRVVIPAAFSGITSAYILGISRALGETMVVAIAAGMQPNLTLNPTEPAATITAFIVQVSLGDLPHGSIGYQSIYVAGLSLLVLTLCFNIVGLWLRKRFQEKE comes from the coding sequence ATGCGTCGTTTAAGAGAGCGTGCGATTGAAAGCATTCTTTTCTTAGCGGCTGCTTCTTCCGTCCTTGTGACAATTGGGATTGTCGGAATTCTGGTCACAGAGAGTCTGCCGTTTTTCTCGCATGTGTCGTTTAAAGAATTTATCACTGACACCGAGTGGACGCCGCTTTTTGAAAACGCTCACTACGGAATTTTGCCGCTTTTGTGCGGAACTTTTTTATCGACGATGATCGCTTTGGTTGTCGCAATTCCATTGGGAACCGTGGCGGCGGCATTTTTGAGCGAGTACATCCGTCCGTCCTACAGAGAAGTGCTAAAACCCATTCTTGAACTTTTGGCGGCAGTGCCGACTGTCGTGTACGGTTATTTTGCTTTGTTGTTTGTCACGCCTCTTTTGCAAAAAGTAATTCCGTCATTGGGTGGTTTTAATGTGTTGAGCGCGGGGATCGTGATTGGTGTCATGATCGTGCCTTATGTCAGCAGTCTCAGTGAAGATGCGATGCGCTCGGTACCAAGTCACTTGCGTGAAGCCTCATTTGCGGTGGGAGCCTCGCGCATGCAAACCGCTTTTCGCGTCGTTATTCCGGCCGCTTTTTCTGGCATCACGTCGGCTTATATCTTGGGAATTTCCCGTGCGCTGGGTGAAACTATGGTTGTTGCCATTGCGGCGGGCATGCAGCCGAATCTGACTTTAAATCCGACGGAGCCTGCAGCGACAATCACGGCGTTCATCGTACAAGTGAGTTTGGGCGATTTACCTCACGGTTCCATCGGCTATCAGTCTATTTACGTTGCGGGGTTAAGTCTTTTGGTTTTGACTCTGTGTTTTAATATCGTCGGTCTTTGGCTGCGCAAAAGATTTCAGGAGAAAGAATAA
- a CDS encoding PAS domain-containing protein, whose product MNKNPFFDQENILAKINATIANIVYIFDLKEGTMSWFNSRLQEIYGYTLDEIQSMGSAYFATVMHPDDVHVLVDAVEKCKRLKDGEVASIEYRFKDKQGNYHWVNDRFTVFSRDENGEVRSALGVATDIDDRKSYEETLKRTIKKLNLSLAAANMGTWEWDMEKNTLTWDEKMYQIHGVVNKTGTNPMEEVWKRAHREDMEIVNVKVQEAGAKKQDFYVTYRVSHDNKEVHHIRCYGKFLDAPGSDSHRMYGVAWDSTEEVMTEMQIAEAKAKMISSTKMAALGEMSGGIAHEINNPLTVIQARAFQLSQMVDANKLEPAKVKQAAESISRTADKIARIIKSLRSFAREGTYDPFEVVPVKQILEETLEFCRTRFYNHGVDVELSEIDPELEVECRLIQIEQVILNLLNNSFDAIQNLSEKWIRIEVKEHGDSIEIAVIDSGNGIPAVIAEQIMLPFFTTKEVGKGTGLGLSISAGIIRSHKGELSLEREAPNTKFVIRLPKLQEEN is encoded by the coding sequence ATGAACAAAAATCCTTTCTTCGATCAAGAAAACATCCTTGCGAAAATCAACGCGACGATCGCCAATATCGTTTACATCTTTGATCTCAAGGAAGGCACGATGAGTTGGTTCAATAGCCGTCTGCAAGAGATCTACGGCTATACGCTGGATGAGATTCAGTCCATGGGAAGCGCTTACTTCGCAACGGTCATGCATCCCGATGACGTTCATGTTTTGGTTGATGCCGTCGAGAAATGCAAAAGACTCAAAGATGGCGAAGTTGCCTCCATTGAATATCGTTTTAAAGACAAACAAGGAAACTATCACTGGGTGAACGATCGTTTTACCGTGTTCTCGCGCGATGAGAACGGCGAAGTCCGCTCGGCCCTGGGAGTCGCCACGGATATTGATGACCGGAAATCCTATGAAGAAACGCTAAAGAGGACGATCAAAAAGTTAAACCTTTCTTTGGCTGCGGCGAACATGGGCACGTGGGAATGGGATATGGAAAAAAACACTCTCACGTGGGATGAAAAAATGTATCAAATCCATGGCGTGGTTAACAAAACCGGGACCAATCCCATGGAGGAGGTCTGGAAAAGAGCCCACCGCGAAGACATGGAAATCGTGAACGTCAAAGTTCAAGAAGCCGGCGCGAAAAAGCAAGACTTCTATGTCACCTACCGCGTTTCTCACGACAATAAAGAAGTGCATCACATTCGCTGCTACGGAAAATTTTTGGATGCGCCAGGCTCGGACTCGCATAGAATGTACGGCGTTGCTTGGGACTCCACAGAAGAAGTTATGACGGAAATGCAAATCGCCGAAGCCAAAGCGAAAATGATTTCTTCTACGAAAATGGCGGCCCTCGGGGAAATGTCGGGAGGAATCGCGCATGAGATTAATAATCCCCTCACCGTCATTCAAGCGCGCGCCTTTCAGCTTTCGCAAATGGTGGACGCCAATAAATTGGAACCAGCGAAGGTCAAACAAGCTGCCGAAAGCATCAGTCGCACCGCCGACAAGATCGCCCGCATCATCAAATCGTTGCGCTCGTTTGCGCGGGAAGGAACTTACGATCCGTTCGAAGTCGTCCCCGTTAAGCAGATCCTCGAAGAAACATTGGAGTTCTGCCGCACCCGTTTTTATAATCACGGCGTTGATGTAGAGCTTTCTGAGATTGATCCTGAGTTGGAAGTCGAATGCCGCTTGATTCAGATCGAGCAAGTGATTCTGAACCTGCTCAATAACTCTTTCGATGCGATTCAAAATCTTTCGGAAAAATGGATCCGCATTGAAGTCAAAGAACATGGCGACAGCATTGAAATCGCCGTGATCGACTCTGGTAACGGAATTCCCGCTGTGATTGCAGAACAAATCATGCTGCCGTTTTTCACCACCAAAGAAGTCGGAAAAGGCACAGGTTTAGGCCTCAGTATTTCTGCAGGAATTATTCGCAGTCACAAAGGCGAATTGTCGCTGGAACGCGAAGCACCGAATACAAAATTCGTGATTCGCCTGCCGAAGCTGCAAGAAGAAAATTAA